From Paracoccus suum, the proteins below share one genomic window:
- a CDS encoding MarR family winged helix-turn-helix transcriptional regulator, whose amino-acid sequence MLADDVTRQSIYEGRAGRDVPQTVDGIPEDSPLRPRLWGNPCWFSYRLNYLALHFNNPVYGMIQSRLGLLRPEFVVLWSLYLGGPSVQTDVVRASGFPKNTLSRAANKVHRLGLIERKDDAEDQRRITLHLTEKGRQAVESVKDDMLAQERQMLDCLSPAERLILSEILTKLVSASGGWSQTFGDEPAGEDEPAAQQTEKTGAEPAVHS is encoded by the coding sequence ATGCTTGCAGACGATGTGACACGGCAGTCCATCTACGAAGGCCGGGCTGGCCGTGACGTGCCGCAGACCGTCGATGGCATCCCCGAGGACAGTCCTCTGCGGCCGCGGCTATGGGGGAACCCTTGCTGGTTTTCCTACCGGCTGAATTACCTGGCGCTGCATTTCAACAATCCGGTCTACGGCATGATCCAGAGCCGTCTGGGTCTGCTGCGTCCCGAGTTCGTCGTGCTGTGGTCGCTCTATCTGGGCGGCCCCTCGGTACAGACCGATGTCGTGCGCGCCTCGGGTTTTCCCAAGAACACGCTCAGCCGCGCCGCCAACAAGGTCCATCGCCTCGGCCTGATCGAGCGCAAGGACGATGCCGAGGATCAGCGGCGCATCACCCTGCACCTGACAGAAAAGGGGCGCCAGGCGGTCGAGTCAGTCAAGGACGACATGCTGGCGCAGGAACGCCAGATGCTGGACTGCCTCAGCCCCGCCGAACGGCTGATCCTGTCCGAGATCCTGACGAAACTGGTCTCGGCCTCGGGGGGCTGGTCGCAAACGTTCGGCGACGAGCCGGCCGGCGAGGACGAGCCTGCGGCCCAACAGACGGAAAAGACCGGCGCCGAGCCGGCAGTGCATTCTTAA